CTTTGTTCATGCCTGAAGAAATTTTCAGGATCAATCATTGTTTTTCCATTGACTAACCTGTcaaaattgtttttaaagtatTTAATACCCCAAATCTTGGCTTGTTCGTGGCTATTTTCTTTGTCATTAATTTCATTAGTCCCAATATCAAGGTCTCTGAAATTAACATACACTTCTCGCGGAGATTTTGAAACATATGGCGTCATGTAATTGTGAATTCTCCTTATCCAACTCATGAACTTCTCAGGGTTTTTATTTTCCTCTTCTTCCCAATCCACCATGTATGATATGCTGTAGAGGTTGCCAGCTCTGTGAGGAAATGGAGTTTCAGTCTCGAGAATCTCATCCATCTTCCCTCCATAAGCCACAAATACCATAATTGCTGATTGCGCTTCTTCCTTGTAAAACTTGGTCCACAATCCTTCAAATGTTGTTTCAGGAATAGGCTGTTTTACATAATCAGATTTTGCTTTAAAGAACAATTTTGAAAGAATTGACTTACGGTTCCTATTGAGTAAAGTTTCCAACGGTACTCCGATTGGAAATTGGGTAGAGTAAAGATTAGATTCAGCCCAACCCATTTCAAAGCAATCTTCTTTCACTATTCCAAGTTGAGGGAATTTCTCTTCCATCAGTGGAAGAAGCTCATCAGTGCTTCCAAGAAATACAGCTCTAAAACTTGCTTGAATTGTCATCTTCTCATTTTCATTTGATTTCACCCTTGATATACCAATGCTCATGTGGATTTCTTTGGGAAGCTTGTGCGCAATATACTGCCATCGATGAACAAGTTTGGTTGCATTTTGCTCTAACGTTTTGCTTACTGTAAAAACAGTAACAATAGCTGGAACTGCAACTAATTTCAATTTCCAAGCAAGGACTATCCCAAAGCTACCCCCACCACCACCTCGAATGGCCCAAAACAAATCTTCTCCCATTGATTTTCTATCAAGAATTCTCTCTTTAACATCGATTAAACGAGCATCGATTACATTGTCAGCAGCAAGACCATATTTTCGAAATAATAAGCCAAAGCCACCTCCACTCAAATGCCCACCAACACCCACGGTGTGTCCAATACCAGCAGGAAAGGCAAGCGTTCTACTTCTCTTAGCAATTTCATAGTACAATTCACCAACTTTTGCACCGGATTCAAACCATGCTGTACCTTTTTCAACATTAATCCGAACGGATCGAAGATTCAACAAATCGATCACCACAAACGGAACTTCATAAGTTGTAGTATAAGAAAGACCCTCAAAATCATGACCCCCACTTCGAATTCTGAGTTGCAGTCCATGTTTTTTGCAACAATGAACAGTTGCTTGGATGTGGGATGCGTGGAGTGGTGTTATAATGACCAAAGGTGTAGGCGTAGATGGTGTTGATAATCTGAAATTTTGAGCTGATGACTTCAAAACAGAGGAGTATGATGAATTATGTTGTGTGTAAACGAGTTCTGATATGGAAGAAGAGTTGTGAAAACGAAGGGAAAGGCAATGAAGAAATTCCTCAGCTGGCTGAGTTGAATCACTAATTTTCCATgacaaggaaaataaaacaacAATAAGAAATGGGAACATGTTATTAGTAACCAAGTAGGATAAACTAAAGTTGGTTTCTGGGTCTAGTTATGTTTAGAGTGCAATGAAATGTGTATTTCAATAATGCCATAATACatacttttttaaaattataaaactaaGAATCACCATAAAGACAGTTCCAATACAAACAGCAAACTTAAATTAAACTAGGAGATTAAACAACATATAAATACATGCAATATGATAGCATCAAACACTAAATTTTCCACAATTTTCAAGTAATTAAATAACATGTTAACAACGTTTATATAAAGTAATAAAGGATTGGCCGTGCAAGCCAACTGTGTTCCGGGCTGCCCCTCCCTTAGCTGTAGGGGTCACGGAGGGTCTTTTGCTATCTTTATTTCAAGCTCTTTTGTATAATCTAGATCTAATCATAGGTTGGACAATTTGTCTAGACTCGAGGATCCGTCTGAAAAATAAgagaattttagaaaaaaaaatataagttcgaaaaatggatttagataaaaaaaataaaactcgtTTTCTAAACGAGTTGGACCTCAAGTAAGATTTTTTAGTTAGGGCCTGACTTGGTCCGAATTTGCCTAAATTTTTTCATTGttgttgttttattattatcttagttctattttgttattgttatttgaatattgtataactcttattttattattaattttgctactatctttgagacatttgcttgttaacTTGTAACtatattagtattatttaagtataaagattttttattgtattttcaatttgttagaaatatttattttaatatttttagtgtatttgatgtattatatttttaaaattattttataaaaatacaatataaaaaattaatctgCATGATTAGGCTCAAGTTTAACATTTTTTATCTAGGTTagttttaaacaaaattttaaattcatttttcagATGGACTTGGCCGGGCCTAGAAAATAtagatgaaatatatatatataatgacttACATTACTGTTGGATGTTTTGATAGATGAAAGTCCACCTTTGACTTTTTTCAATCATGGACAAGTGTTAAATAAtatgtttattatattatttcaaaTGAAAGTagagtttatgacatgttttgatgaCATAATTCACACACAATGGATGTAGAAATTTATTTCATGACTTGAAATATTTTTTCTAGAAAACGAAAATATTCCAAAGCTACAAAGCTATTTTTCCATGAAGGAGAAAGCTCAGGAGCAAAAAGTGTTTAGAAAGCATATTTAGATTacaacaaaaattaattaaagggGTATTATGTAAATCGAGATATGACGACGTAACACTTTATGTTtaattaatgtatttttaatattaaattaacatatttttgTTTATTATGATTGTATATGCACatacatttttaaatttatttgttaGTAAGAAGGTTTTTATAAGATATTATTGTGACCATGATGTAATATGTATATTACTTAAAAATTTATCATATTGAGTTATAATGTTATTGTAAtgacctaattttcagtggtatcgggaatagagatttgagatcactaaatccgatgggtgagttgaaaatttaataaattaatacctatgagtcaaatgtgaatataaaagcattttttgaattagtaaatttggtg
This window of the Gossypium arboreum isolate Shixiya-1 chromosome 12, ASM2569848v2, whole genome shotgun sequence genome carries:
- the LOC108478152 gene encoding berberine bridge enzyme-like 28, whose protein sequence is MFPFLIVVLFSLSWKISDSTQPAEEFLHCLSLRFHNSSSISELVYTQHNSSYSSVLKSSAQNFRLSTPSTPTPLVIITPLHASHIQATVHCCKKHGLQLRIRSGGHDFEGLSYTTTYEVPFVVIDLLNLRSVRINVEKGTAWFESGAKVGELYYEIAKRSRTLAFPAGIGHTVGVGGHLSGGGFGLLFRKYGLAADNVIDARLIDVKERILDRKSMGEDLFWAIRGGGGGSFGIVLAWKLKLVAVPAIVTVFTVSKTLEQNATKLVHRWQYIAHKLPKEIHMSIGISRVKSNENEKMTIQASFRAVFLGSTDELLPLMEEKFPQLGIVKEDCFEMGWAESNLYSTQFPIGVPLETLLNRNRKSILSKLFFKAKSDYVKQPIPETTFEGLWTKFYKEEAQSAIMVFVAYGGKMDEILETETPFPHRAGNLYSISYMVDWEEEENKNPEKFMSWIRRIHNYMTPYVSKSPREVYVNFRDLDIGTNEINDKENSHEQAKIWGIKYFKNNFDRLVNGKTMIDPENFFRHEQSVPPLPCLLKKGANSNSLGSL